A single Clavibacter nebraskensis NCPPB 2581 DNA region contains:
- a CDS encoding aldo/keto reductase has product MTYVAHPDRYSSMPYRRSGRSGLKLPELSLGLWHNFGTARPIDTQRAIVRRAFDLGITHFDLANNYGPPPGSAETAFGRILADGLRPYRDEIVISSKAGYLMWDGPYGEWGSRKSMLASLDQSLGRMGLEYVDVFYSHRPDPETPIEETMGALATAVHQGKALYAGISNYSPEQTERAVAALAEHKVPLTIHQPSYSMFNRHVEGGLLPVLEEAGSGCIVFSPLAQGLLTDRYLSGSIPADSRAATSGFLDESAVSSVYLERARGLQAVAEGRGQTLAQLALSWVLRHPGITSALIGASSVEQLEQNVAAAGAPAMTDDELAAIEPFAVDGTGR; this is encoded by the coding sequence ATGACCTACGTCGCTCATCCCGATCGCTACTCGTCCATGCCGTACCGCCGCTCCGGCCGCTCGGGCCTCAAGCTCCCCGAGCTGTCGCTCGGCCTCTGGCACAACTTCGGCACGGCCCGCCCGATCGACACCCAGCGCGCCATCGTCCGGCGCGCGTTCGACCTCGGGATCACCCACTTCGACCTCGCCAACAACTACGGCCCGCCTCCCGGCAGCGCCGAGACCGCGTTCGGCCGGATCCTGGCGGATGGCCTCCGCCCGTACCGCGACGAGATCGTCATCTCCTCCAAGGCCGGCTACCTCATGTGGGACGGCCCCTACGGCGAGTGGGGCTCCCGCAAGTCGATGCTCGCGTCGCTCGACCAGAGCCTCGGGCGCATGGGCCTCGAGTACGTCGACGTCTTCTACTCGCACCGGCCGGATCCGGAGACGCCCATCGAGGAGACCATGGGCGCGCTCGCGACCGCGGTGCACCAGGGCAAGGCCCTCTACGCCGGCATCAGCAACTACTCGCCCGAGCAGACCGAGCGCGCGGTGGCGGCGCTCGCCGAGCACAAGGTGCCGCTGACCATCCACCAGCCGAGCTACTCCATGTTCAACCGGCACGTCGAGGGCGGGCTGCTGCCCGTGCTGGAGGAGGCGGGATCCGGCTGCATCGTGTTCTCGCCGCTCGCGCAGGGGCTGCTCACCGACCGGTACCTGTCCGGATCCATCCCCGCCGACTCGCGCGCCGCCACGAGCGGGTTCCTCGACGAGTCCGCGGTGTCGTCCGTCTACCTCGAGCGGGCGCGCGGGCTGCAGGCGGTTGCCGAGGGGCGCGGGCAGACGCTCGCGCAGCTCGCGCTCTCGTGGGTGCTCCGGCACCCGGGGATCACGAGCGCGCTCATCGGCGCATCCAGCGTGGAGCAGCTGGAGCAGAACGTGGCCGCGGCCGGCGCCCCCGCGATGACGGACGACGAGCTGGCGGCCATCGAGCCGTTCGCGGTCGACGGCACCGGGCGCTGA
- a CDS encoding ATP-dependent Clp protease ATP-binding subunit: protein MANMQGAPATDENAKTALEQYGVNLTEIAKSGKLDPVIGRDAEIRRISQVLTRRTKNNPVLIGEPGVGKTAVVEGLAQRIVAGDVADSLKGKQLVSLDLAALVAGAKYRGEFEERLKAVLKEIDDADGEIITFVDELHTLMGAGGGEGSVAASNMLKPMLARGELRLIGATTLDEYRQYIEKDAALERRFQQVYVGEPSVEDTVAILRGLKGRYEAHHQVPITDAALVAAASLSNRYIPARQLPDKAIDLIDEAASRLRMEIDSSPVEIDELRRAVDRMRLEELALKREKDEASKARLAKLREDVAAREQTLGELQRRWEAERASVNRVGKLKDELNELRIRAERAQREGNLEKASRLLYGEIPVIEREVAQAEAAESVPSAEDRMVNEQVTAEDVAAVVAAWTGIPVGRLLQGETEKLLHLEQELGKRLIGQKQAVRAVADAVRRTRAGISDPDRPTGSFLFLGPTGVGKTELAKALAEFLFDDEKAMVRIDMSEYGEKFAVSRLVGAPPGYVGYEQGGQLTEAVRRRPYSVVLLDEVEKAHPEVFDVLLQVLDDGRLTDGQGRTVDFRNVILVLTSNLGSQFISDATLPLDQREQAVQQLVRQTFKPEFVNRLDDIVVFQTLSMDDLAQIVELYIDRLGVRLADRRLTLGVTPDARSWLAERGHDPLYGARPLRRLMQREIDDRLARELLAGDIRDGDAVRVDLAPDGDGLTVSRAWSDEPEDQAPGV from the coding sequence GTGGCCAACATGCAGGGCGCACCCGCCACCGACGAGAACGCGAAGACCGCGCTCGAGCAGTACGGGGTGAACCTGACCGAGATCGCGAAGAGCGGCAAGCTCGACCCGGTCATCGGACGCGACGCGGAGATCCGGCGCATCAGCCAGGTGCTCACGCGGCGCACCAAGAACAACCCGGTGCTCATCGGCGAGCCCGGCGTCGGCAAGACCGCCGTGGTCGAGGGCCTCGCGCAGCGCATCGTCGCCGGCGATGTGGCCGACTCGCTCAAGGGCAAGCAGCTCGTGTCGCTGGATCTCGCGGCGCTCGTCGCGGGGGCCAAGTACCGCGGCGAGTTCGAGGAGCGGCTGAAGGCGGTGCTCAAGGAGATCGACGACGCCGACGGCGAGATCATCACGTTCGTCGACGAGCTGCACACGCTCATGGGCGCGGGCGGCGGCGAGGGATCCGTCGCCGCGTCCAACATGCTGAAGCCCATGCTCGCGCGCGGCGAGCTGCGCCTCATCGGCGCCACCACGCTCGACGAGTACCGCCAGTACATCGAGAAGGACGCCGCGCTCGAGCGCCGGTTCCAGCAGGTGTACGTCGGCGAGCCGAGCGTCGAGGACACCGTCGCGATCCTCCGCGGGCTCAAGGGCCGGTACGAGGCGCACCACCAGGTGCCCATCACGGACGCGGCGCTCGTCGCGGCCGCGTCCCTCTCCAACCGCTACATCCCGGCCCGGCAGCTGCCCGACAAGGCCATCGACCTCATCGACGAGGCCGCCTCGCGCCTGCGGATGGAGATCGACTCGTCGCCCGTGGAGATCGACGAGCTGCGGCGCGCGGTCGACCGCATGCGGCTCGAGGAGCTCGCGCTCAAGCGCGAGAAGGACGAGGCGTCGAAGGCGCGGCTCGCGAAGCTGCGCGAGGACGTCGCGGCGCGCGAGCAGACGCTCGGCGAGCTGCAGCGGCGGTGGGAGGCGGAGCGTGCGAGCGTCAACCGCGTCGGCAAGCTGAAGGACGAGCTCAACGAGCTGCGGATCCGCGCCGAGCGGGCCCAGCGAGAGGGGAACCTGGAGAAGGCGTCGCGCCTGCTCTACGGCGAGATCCCGGTGATCGAGCGGGAGGTCGCGCAGGCGGAGGCCGCCGAGTCGGTGCCGTCGGCCGAGGACCGCATGGTGAACGAGCAGGTGACGGCCGAGGACGTGGCGGCGGTCGTCGCGGCGTGGACGGGGATCCCCGTCGGCCGGCTGCTCCAGGGCGAGACGGAGAAGCTGCTGCACCTCGAGCAGGAGCTCGGCAAGCGGCTCATCGGGCAGAAGCAGGCCGTGCGGGCCGTCGCGGACGCGGTGCGCCGCACGCGCGCCGGCATCTCGGATCCCGACCGGCCCACCGGCTCATTCCTCTTCCTCGGCCCCACGGGCGTCGGCAAGACGGAGCTGGCGAAGGCGCTCGCCGAGTTCCTGTTCGACGACGAGAAGGCCATGGTGCGGATCGACATGAGCGAGTACGGCGAGAAGTTCGCCGTCTCGCGCCTGGTGGGCGCGCCTCCCGGATACGTCGGCTACGAGCAGGGCGGCCAGCTGACCGAGGCCGTGCGGCGCCGCCCGTACTCGGTGGTGCTGCTCGACGAGGTCGAGAAGGCGCACCCCGAGGTGTTCGACGTGCTGCTGCAGGTGCTCGACGACGGGCGGCTCACCGACGGCCAGGGCCGCACGGTCGACTTCCGCAACGTGATCCTCGTGCTCACCAGCAACCTCGGCTCGCAGTTCATCAGCGACGCCACGCTGCCGCTCGACCAGCGCGAGCAGGCCGTGCAGCAGCTCGTGCGCCAGACGTTCAAGCCGGAGTTCGTGAACCGGCTCGACGACATCGTGGTGTTCCAGACGCTGTCGATGGACGACCTCGCGCAGATCGTGGAGCTCTACATCGACCGGCTCGGCGTGCGGCTCGCGGATCGCCGGCTCACGCTCGGCGTCACGCCGGACGCCCGGAGCTGGCTCGCCGAGCGCGGCCACGACCCGCTGTACGGCGCCCGGCCGCTGCGGCGCCTCATGCAGCGCGAGATCGACGACCGCCTCGCGCGCGAGCTGCTCGCGGGCGACATCCGCGACGGCGACGCGGTGCGGGTCGACCTCGCGCCCGACGGCGACGGCCTCACGGTCAGCCGCGCGTGGAGCGACGAGCCGGAGGATCAGGCGCCCGGCGTCTGA
- a CDS encoding ArsR/SmtB family transcription factor: protein MPRDEAVPVTEARLAAASETFELLATPSRLHLVWLLAEGEADVSTLAERSAASIPATSQHLAKLRAAGVAAARRDGRRQLYRLEDPHIVAIVRQMFSHIAADGTIAAEPDARRPPRRPRFDARRA, encoded by the coding sequence ATGCCGAGAGACGAGGCCGTCCCCGTGACCGAGGCGCGGCTCGCCGCCGCGAGCGAGACCTTCGAGCTGCTCGCGACGCCGAGCCGCCTCCACCTGGTGTGGCTCCTCGCGGAGGGCGAGGCCGACGTCTCGACCCTCGCGGAGCGCAGCGCCGCCTCCATCCCGGCCACGAGCCAGCACCTCGCCAAGCTGCGGGCCGCGGGCGTGGCCGCCGCGCGACGCGACGGCCGGCGGCAGCTCTACCGCCTCGAGGATCCGCACATCGTCGCGATCGTGCGGCAGATGTTCTCGCACATCGCGGCCGACGGCACGATCGCGGCCGAGCCCGACGCACGACGCCCGCCGCGGCGTCCCCGGTTCGACGCCCGCCGTGCCTGA
- a CDS encoding ABC transporter permease has product MPSSRPLTFTSQAAPLRSRSRLAVDATVLVAVAVVFWILIVLSHGVGAPFDRASAPSSVSTDPAQLPYFAARSLLRMFAALAVSVAFTFAYATLAARSRRAERILLPVLDVLQSVPVLAFLSVTVTMWLALFPGSQLGVECASVFAIFTSQAWNLTFAFYQSLVTQPAELDEAARLLRLTRWQRFWKLDVPHGMIPLVWNGMMSFGGGWFFLVASEAISVNGDVYALPGIGSYVAAASRAGEIGHLLLAVGVMVAMVVGVNLLFWRPLTAWAERFRTGDTSAAEVQTSVVLGVLRRSAIPGLALRALRPVARGLDAAMRPFGVADRPLHVDPRRRRAGDVALLVLVVALIAWGMTAMLGYVDARAGIGEFGVAAGLGVITFGRVLVLLVVGTIVWVPVGVWIGLSPKVTRIAQPIVQVLASFPANFLFPFATLALISTGVSLDWGGILLMSLGAQWYILFNVIAGASAIPADLREVAASLRLSRVRRWRALYGPAVFGAWVTGGITAAGGAWNASIVSEVVGYGDTTLHATGLGAYIADSTASGDFARTLVGVTVMSVFVVGLNRLVWRRLHAYAETRFSLS; this is encoded by the coding sequence ATGCCCTCGTCCCGCCCGCTCACCTTCACCAGCCAGGCCGCCCCGCTGCGCTCGCGCAGCCGGCTCGCCGTCGACGCCACCGTCCTCGTCGCTGTGGCTGTCGTCTTCTGGATCCTCATCGTCCTGTCCCACGGGGTCGGGGCCCCGTTCGACCGGGCCAGCGCGCCCTCGTCGGTGTCGACGGATCCCGCCCAGCTCCCCTACTTCGCCGCCCGGTCCCTGCTGCGCATGTTCGCCGCGCTGGCCGTGTCCGTCGCGTTCACGTTCGCCTACGCGACCCTCGCCGCCCGGTCCCGCCGGGCGGAGAGGATCCTGCTGCCCGTGCTCGACGTGCTGCAGTCCGTGCCCGTCCTCGCGTTCCTGTCGGTGACGGTCACGATGTGGCTGGCCCTGTTCCCCGGCTCGCAGCTCGGGGTGGAGTGCGCCAGCGTCTTCGCGATCTTCACGAGCCAGGCCTGGAACCTCACGTTCGCCTTCTACCAGTCGCTGGTCACGCAGCCCGCGGAGCTCGACGAGGCCGCGCGCCTCCTGCGGCTCACGCGCTGGCAGCGGTTCTGGAAGCTCGACGTGCCGCACGGCATGATCCCGCTGGTCTGGAACGGGATGATGAGCTTCGGCGGCGGGTGGTTCTTCCTCGTCGCGTCGGAGGCCATCAGCGTCAACGGCGACGTCTACGCGCTGCCGGGCATCGGCTCCTACGTCGCCGCCGCGTCGCGGGCCGGGGAGATCGGCCACCTGCTGCTCGCGGTGGGCGTCATGGTCGCGATGGTCGTGGGCGTCAACCTGCTGTTCTGGCGGCCTCTCACGGCGTGGGCCGAACGGTTCCGCACCGGCGACACGAGCGCCGCCGAGGTGCAGACGAGCGTCGTCCTGGGTGTGCTCCGGCGGTCGGCGATCCCCGGGCTCGCCCTGCGCGCCCTGCGTCCCGTGGCGCGCGGCCTCGACGCGGCCATGCGGCCCTTCGGCGTCGCGGACCGCCCGCTGCACGTCGACCCGCGGCGGCGACGCGCCGGCGACGTCGCGCTCCTCGTGCTCGTCGTCGCGCTCATCGCCTGGGGCATGACCGCGATGCTCGGCTACGTCGACGCGCGCGCCGGCATCGGGGAGTTCGGGGTCGCCGCGGGCCTCGGGGTGATCACGTTCGGCCGCGTGCTGGTGCTCCTCGTCGTCGGCACGATCGTCTGGGTGCCGGTCGGCGTCTGGATCGGCCTGAGCCCGAAGGTCACGCGCATCGCGCAGCCGATCGTGCAGGTGCTCGCGAGCTTCCCGGCGAACTTCCTGTTCCCCTTCGCCACGCTCGCCCTCATCTCCACCGGCGTGAGCCTCGACTGGGGCGGGATCCTCCTCATGTCGCTCGGCGCCCAGTGGTACATCCTCTTCAACGTCATCGCCGGGGCGTCGGCGATCCCCGCCGACCTCCGCGAGGTCGCCGCGAGCCTCCGGCTGTCGCGGGTGCGACGGTGGCGCGCGCTGTACGGGCCCGCGGTCTTCGGCGCCTGGGTCACCGGCGGGATCACGGCCGCGGGCGGTGCCTGGAACGCGTCCATCGTCTCCGAGGTCGTGGGCTACGGCGACACGACGCTGCACGCGACGGGCCTCGGCGCCTACATCGCGGACTCCACCGCGAGCGGCGACTTCGCGCGGACCCTCGTGGGCGTCACCGTCATGAGCGTCTTCGTCGTCGGCCTCAACCGCCTCGTCTGGCGACGCCTGCACGCGTACGCCGAGACGCGCTTCTCCCTCTCCTGA
- a CDS encoding alpha-galactosidase, with amino-acid sequence MPDTAVPSALLHLRASGVSLVLDLTEGRLPAVVHWGAGLGDTTADDLATLALAAVEPIAGSVADDPIRLAILPEAHTSWTGKPGLEGHRDGADWSPLFRVTSASVDGDPLPAGVDGRPGSASAGPALVHVDAVDEVAGLGLALDVELLPSGLVRTRAEVTNTGEGIYSVGGVTLALPLPAEAREILDFAGRWGLERTPQRRELVVGIHEREGRKGRTGPDAATLLSVGTPGFGFRYGDVRGVHVAFSGNHRHYAERLSTGRQVIGGGELLLPGEVRLAQGEAYASPWVYAAYGHGLDDQAARFHRHLRARDTHPRRDRPMTINVWEAVYFDHDLARLTDLADRAAALGVERYVLDDGWFRHRRDDHAGLGDWYVDEDVWPDGLRPIIDHVQGLGMEFGIWFEPEMVNEDSDLARAHPEWIMATGGRLPVRARDQQVLDLAIPAAYDHVLERMTAILTENDIAYIKWDHNRDLVDAGIAPRGEAGVHLQTLAAYRLMDELKARFPGLEIESCSSGGSRVDLGVLERTDRVWVSDCIDPLDRQTMMRWTMQLLPPELLGSHIASGVSHTTGRAHRLAFRAGSALYGHLGIEWDLAQATDEENADLAAWIALYKEERALMHSGTVVRADESDPTLLVYGAVAEDAGSALFFLASIGRSEVSPRGRVLLPGLDPARRYRVEPVRVGTPEPGFVAPAWWGGVELTGRALGASGLHAPLMLPESIAILRVTAV; translated from the coding sequence ATGCCCGACACCGCCGTCCCCTCCGCCCTCCTCCACCTCCGGGCGTCCGGCGTCTCCCTGGTGCTCGACCTCACGGAGGGCCGCCTGCCGGCCGTCGTGCACTGGGGCGCTGGCCTCGGCGACACCACCGCGGACGACCTCGCGACGCTGGCGCTCGCCGCCGTCGAGCCGATCGCGGGCAGCGTCGCCGACGACCCCATCCGCCTCGCGATCCTCCCCGAGGCGCACACCTCCTGGACCGGCAAGCCCGGCCTCGAGGGCCACCGCGACGGCGCCGACTGGTCGCCGCTGTTCCGCGTCACGTCCGCCTCCGTCGACGGCGACCCGCTCCCCGCTGGCGTCGACGGCCGGCCCGGATCCGCGTCCGCCGGCCCCGCCCTCGTGCACGTCGACGCGGTCGACGAGGTCGCGGGCCTCGGCCTCGCGCTCGACGTCGAGCTGCTGCCGTCGGGCCTCGTCCGCACGCGCGCCGAGGTCACCAACACGGGCGAGGGGATCTACTCCGTCGGCGGCGTCACGCTCGCGCTGCCGCTGCCCGCCGAGGCCCGCGAGATCCTCGACTTCGCCGGCCGGTGGGGCCTCGAGCGCACGCCGCAGCGCCGCGAGCTCGTGGTCGGGATCCACGAGCGCGAGGGCCGCAAGGGCCGCACCGGCCCCGACGCGGCGACCCTCCTCTCCGTCGGCACGCCCGGCTTCGGCTTCCGGTACGGCGACGTCCGCGGCGTGCACGTCGCCTTCAGCGGCAACCACCGCCACTACGCCGAGCGCCTCTCCACCGGCCGCCAGGTGATCGGCGGCGGCGAGCTGCTGCTGCCCGGCGAGGTGCGCCTGGCGCAGGGAGAGGCGTATGCGAGCCCGTGGGTGTACGCCGCGTACGGCCACGGCCTCGACGACCAGGCCGCCCGCTTCCACCGCCACCTGCGCGCGCGGGACACGCACCCGCGCCGCGACCGGCCCATGACGATCAACGTGTGGGAGGCCGTCTACTTCGACCACGACCTCGCGCGCCTCACCGACCTCGCGGATCGCGCCGCCGCCCTCGGCGTCGAGCGCTACGTGCTCGACGACGGCTGGTTCCGCCACCGCCGCGACGACCACGCCGGCCTCGGCGACTGGTACGTCGACGAGGACGTCTGGCCCGACGGCCTGCGCCCCATCATCGACCACGTCCAGGGCCTCGGCATGGAGTTCGGCATCTGGTTCGAGCCCGAGATGGTCAACGAGGACTCCGACCTGGCGCGCGCCCACCCGGAGTGGATCATGGCCACCGGCGGCCGCCTCCCCGTCCGCGCCCGCGACCAGCAGGTGCTCGACCTCGCGATCCCGGCGGCCTACGACCACGTGCTCGAGCGGATGACCGCGATCCTGACCGAGAACGACATCGCCTACATCAAGTGGGACCACAACCGCGACCTCGTCGACGCCGGCATCGCCCCGCGCGGCGAGGCGGGCGTGCACCTGCAGACGCTCGCCGCGTACCGCCTCATGGACGAGCTGAAGGCGCGCTTCCCCGGCCTCGAGATCGAGTCGTGCTCCTCGGGCGGATCCCGCGTCGACCTCGGCGTGCTCGAGCGCACCGACCGCGTCTGGGTCTCCGACTGCATCGACCCGCTCGACCGGCAGACGATGATGCGCTGGACCATGCAGCTCCTCCCGCCGGAGCTGCTCGGCTCCCACATCGCGTCCGGTGTCAGCCACACCACGGGCCGCGCGCACCGGCTCGCGTTCCGCGCGGGCTCGGCGCTCTACGGCCACCTCGGCATCGAGTGGGACCTCGCGCAGGCGACCGACGAAGAGAACGCGGACCTCGCGGCGTGGATCGCCCTCTACAAGGAGGAGCGCGCGCTCATGCACTCGGGCACGGTGGTCCGCGCGGACGAGAGCGACCCGACGCTGCTCGTCTACGGCGCCGTCGCGGAGGACGCGGGCTCCGCGCTGTTCTTCCTCGCGTCGATCGGCCGCTCCGAGGTCTCGCCGCGCGGCCGCGTCCTGCTGCCGGGCCTGGATCCCGCGCGCCGCTACCGCGTGGAGCCCGTGCGCGTCGGCACCCCCGAGCCGGGCTTCGTCGCGCCGGCCTGGTGGGGCGGCGTCGAGCTGACGGGCCGCGCGCTCGGGGCCTCGGGCCTGCACGCGCCGCTGATGCTGCCCGAGTCGATCGCGATCCTGCGGGTGACGGCGGTCTGA
- a CDS encoding dipeptidase — MTDAPAPAALADRVARLLDAQGIVDGHDDLAWALRKRAVRDGGPSASVGDDVIARLAVEDAVPGLHTDVPRLARGRVAAQFWSVWVPDLPGIDPVRSTIEQIDVVRRIVAAHPDRLALAVTADDVDRVVASGRVASLLGMEGGHSIGGSLGALRTMRALGVRYMTLTHNANVAWADSATDAPVHHGLSPAGERVVGEMERIGMLVDLSHVSADVMRHALRIARRPVLFSHSGARTVCDVPRNVPDDVLESLPANGGVCMATFVPQFVSPAVAAWHDETLALAVAEGVDPRDHEGVQAVAARRPGERPRATLADVVRHVERIREVAGPRHVGLGGDYDGIDRTPDGLEDVSCYPALIAALAERGWSDDDLRALAGGNALRVLRGADADDDVSRGAADAGALA, encoded by the coding sequence ATGACGGACGCACCCGCCCCCGCCGCCCTCGCCGACCGCGTCGCGCGGCTGCTCGACGCGCAGGGGATCGTCGACGGCCACGACGACCTCGCCTGGGCGCTCCGCAAGCGCGCGGTGCGGGATGGCGGGCCGAGCGCGTCCGTCGGCGACGACGTGATCGCGCGCCTCGCTGTCGAGGATGCCGTGCCCGGCCTGCACACCGACGTGCCGCGCCTCGCGCGCGGCCGAGTCGCAGCGCAGTTCTGGTCGGTGTGGGTGCCGGACCTGCCCGGGATCGACCCCGTGCGCTCGACCATCGAGCAGATCGACGTGGTGCGCCGCATCGTCGCCGCGCACCCGGACCGGCTCGCGCTCGCGGTGACGGCCGACGACGTGGACCGCGTCGTCGCGTCCGGCCGCGTCGCGTCGCTCCTCGGCATGGAGGGCGGCCACTCGATCGGCGGGTCCCTCGGCGCGCTGCGCACCATGCGCGCGCTCGGCGTCCGCTACATGACGCTCACGCACAACGCGAACGTGGCGTGGGCCGACTCCGCGACCGACGCGCCCGTGCACCACGGGCTGAGCCCGGCGGGCGAGCGCGTGGTGGGCGAGATGGAGCGCATCGGCATGCTCGTCGACCTGTCGCACGTGTCGGCCGACGTGATGCGGCACGCGCTGCGGATCGCCCGGCGGCCCGTGCTGTTCTCGCACTCGGGCGCGCGCACCGTGTGCGACGTGCCGCGGAACGTGCCCGACGACGTGCTCGAGTCGCTGCCGGCGAACGGCGGCGTCTGCATGGCCACGTTCGTGCCGCAGTTCGTGTCGCCCGCGGTCGCGGCGTGGCACGACGAGACGCTGGCGCTCGCGGTGGCGGAGGGCGTGGATCCGCGCGACCACGAGGGCGTGCAGGCCGTCGCCGCGCGCCGGCCCGGGGAGCGGCCGCGCGCGACGCTCGCCGACGTCGTGCGGCACGTGGAGCGGATCCGCGAGGTCGCCGGCCCCCGGCACGTGGGCCTCGGCGGCGACTACGACGGCATCGACCGCACGCCCGACGGGCTCGAGGACGTCTCCTGCTACCCGGCCCTGATCGCCGCGCTCGCCGAGCGCGGCTGGTCGGACGACGACCTCCGCGCGCTCGCGGGCGGCAACGCGCTGCGCGTGCTGCGGGGCGCGGACGCGGACGACGACGTGTCGCGCGGGGCGGCGGACGCGGGGGCGCTGGCGTGA
- a CDS encoding GNAT family N-acetyltransferase, translating into MSVDAGSAVGAAAVAAMDPRAAAALLDDLADRGWPAEHRERYAGWILRAAGGVTKRANSALPVGPVDDPDAALDAVEAFARDHGIDACVQVSPASEPSDLPARLASRGYVAEARTLVQVADAHVVADRLAGARHVDPALAVTVADAPDDAWLDAWWSVDGRGGSTELAVARGILERGPAVHAAVRDGDRVLATARLALVGGWGGLFAVATRPDARRRGLSRAAMGAAVRAGAARGITDLWLQVVAENRGALALYDALGFVPASRYEYWARTRQPSDATRSARNPA; encoded by the coding sequence GTGAGCGTCGACGCCGGATCCGCGGTCGGAGCCGCCGCCGTCGCCGCGATGGACCCGCGCGCCGCGGCCGCCCTGCTCGACGACCTGGCCGACCGCGGCTGGCCGGCCGAGCACCGCGAGCGGTATGCGGGCTGGATCCTCCGCGCCGCCGGCGGCGTGACGAAGCGCGCGAACTCGGCGCTCCCGGTCGGCCCCGTCGACGACCCGGACGCCGCTCTCGACGCGGTGGAGGCGTTCGCGCGCGACCACGGGATCGACGCGTGCGTGCAGGTGTCGCCCGCGTCGGAGCCGTCCGACCTCCCGGCGCGGCTGGCATCCCGCGGCTACGTCGCCGAGGCGCGCACGCTCGTGCAGGTGGCCGACGCGCACGTCGTCGCCGACCGGCTCGCGGGCGCCCGGCACGTCGATCCCGCGCTCGCGGTCACGGTCGCGGACGCGCCCGACGACGCCTGGCTCGACGCGTGGTGGAGCGTCGACGGGCGCGGCGGATCCACGGAGCTCGCGGTCGCGCGCGGGATCCTCGAGCGTGGCCCGGCCGTGCACGCCGCCGTCCGCGACGGCGACCGCGTCCTCGCGACCGCGCGCCTCGCGCTCGTGGGCGGCTGGGGCGGCCTCTTCGCCGTCGCGACGCGCCCCGACGCCCGCCGCAGGGGCCTGTCGCGGGCGGCCATGGGAGCGGCGGTCCGGGCGGGCGCCGCGCGGGGGATCACCGACCTCTGGCTGCAGGTCGTGGCCGAGAACCGCGGGGCCCTGGCCCTGTACGACGCGCTCGGCTTCGTGCCCGCCTCGCGCTACGAGTACTGGGCCCGCACCCGCCAGCCGTCCGACGCGACGAGGTCGGCGAGGAACCCGGCGTAG